A genomic stretch from Telmatocola sphagniphila includes:
- a CDS encoding beta strand repeat-containing protein translates to MPLRLLLSCLLLVLWNFPAQSQTTHIWNNASSGLWSASANWHLNLAPNDPILSIARFQSLGSGIANQAGLGSSSFSILGLELNGNYSWSLGQSSDSGVLNLGSRGLLLDAGSTKAVTLNYRLNLTDDQKWDTAGSTVTHLGALSGSNALTKSGLGTLVLDNASNSFSGSISVDAGTLQIGSSSNNAAQFALHGNSVDLASGTTLVTAGSSPNLNIGRLSGSGVVNLASTGILNLFAYENGAFSGSITASGGLYIRGTNTQQAFTGNTSGIGASTNILTSATLVLGGSNATSGTLASSTINVQQGSLILDNSSFSANRIPDTAAMNLYGANLTLIGNSAGTIETMGTLTLLNSGPSNIQVIHNGGSGGTELKFANSGTLRGSSTSMTVNFVGVGGTLGSEGANPRISFAGAMYFSSDTGMISNSMTSPSFGWGTVNNTSWAGVKQLSNGSYTVYALSDTLRTELDLANTPGNERVSYTPNPLSSPLTLTNNLKTGALKIIPSAPGQSLNLNSGLYLQTNALMLAGPYSFSINGGLGSYLMESVNFRYVYVLDPSAVLSMNGNMTAALQPVIKTGAGFLELNGTTSQLVFNAGLNIFPICVSQGVLRGTPTTLGGGTSSSGIRSTYLLVGGVLEISGGGTFSRAVGVDGTVLGGGLRFDNGSTIRGDGGFSAYNGNATVTLVTAIGGTTPANLVWNDGKFLADGYAFLLGSIKADSRLDFTNSIGLDNGASTNPYSVREIRVADNPNSTTDIMRLSGVISGSKNSDLLKTDAGTLELTGANTYAGNTIVKGGTLVLSGSYTGGGNFTVNAGATLQINSNFTLNSSISGSGNVVLSGNSTLTGTGVITGRFTLQPGSTLAPTGFGSLTMGNATWMGGSTFVLNYNTAVTSPIPSVDNSVVKAVNGAILDLSNLSSSNRMNLQLNAIPGGSGSDSSVVYTFAQYPQILGLTPGNVSQLFNITGNYSGTPLVSYIHASSDILQVSFTPAPEPTSLLLGAALGLGLWRFRRKKGIKLN, encoded by the coding sequence ATGCCCCTTCGCCTTCTGCTGAGCTGTCTGCTGTTGGTGCTTTGGAATTTCCCGGCCCAGAGTCAAACCACCCATATCTGGAACAACGCCAGTTCCGGACTCTGGTCGGCCTCGGCGAACTGGCATCTGAACCTCGCCCCGAACGATCCGATTCTTTCCATTGCCCGCTTTCAATCGCTCGGCTCGGGGATTGCTAATCAGGCCGGTCTGGGTTCCAGCAGCTTTTCGATTCTGGGTCTGGAACTCAACGGCAACTACTCCTGGTCGCTCGGTCAAAGCAGCGATTCGGGCGTTCTCAATCTCGGTTCCCGCGGATTATTACTCGATGCCGGCTCGACGAAAGCCGTCACACTCAATTACCGGCTCAATCTCACGGACGATCAGAAATGGGACACCGCCGGGAGCACAGTCACTCATCTGGGAGCACTTTCCGGCAGTAACGCACTTACCAAAAGCGGTTTGGGAACTTTGGTACTCGATAACGCCAGCAATAGCTTCAGCGGTTCGATTTCCGTCGATGCCGGAACTCTGCAAATCGGTTCGAGCAGCAACAACGCCGCGCAATTCGCTTTGCATGGCAACTCTGTCGACCTCGCTTCGGGGACCACTCTGGTGACCGCCGGTAGTTCCCCGAATTTGAATATCGGCCGTCTGAGTGGCAGCGGGGTCGTCAACCTGGCGAGTACGGGCATTCTGAACCTGTTCGCCTACGAAAATGGCGCGTTTTCGGGTTCCATTACCGCGTCGGGCGGTCTGTATATTCGCGGCACGAACACTCAGCAGGCTTTCACCGGTAACACCAGCGGCATCGGAGCCAGCACCAATATCCTGACGAGCGCCACGCTCGTTCTCGGCGGCTCGAATGCCACGAGTGGCACGCTCGCTTCCTCGACCATCAACGTACAGCAAGGTAGCTTGATTCTCGATAATTCCAGCTTTTCCGCCAATCGCATTCCCGACACAGCCGCCATGAACCTCTATGGGGCTAATCTCACGCTCATCGGTAATAGCGCGGGAACCATCGAGACTATGGGAACCCTGACCTTGCTCAATAGCGGACCGTCCAACATCCAGGTCATCCACAACGGCGGCAGCGGCGGAACCGAACTGAAATTTGCCAATTCCGGCACGCTGCGCGGAAGCTCGACGAGTATGACCGTGAACTTCGTGGGCGTGGGCGGAACGCTCGGCAGTGAAGGAGCCAATCCTCGTATTTCGTTCGCCGGGGCGATGTACTTCTCCTCCGATACGGGCATGATCTCGAACTCGATGACGAGTCCCAGCTTTGGCTGGGGCACGGTCAATAACACGAGTTGGGCGGGGGTTAAACAGCTGTCCAACGGCAGTTACACCGTCTATGCCCTGAGCGATACCCTGCGCACCGAACTCGATCTGGCCAATACTCCCGGCAATGAACGGGTGAGCTATACCCCCAATCCGCTGAGTAGTCCCTTGACGCTCACCAACAACTTGAAAACGGGGGCACTCAAAATCATTCCTTCTGCACCCGGGCAAAGTTTGAATTTGAATTCCGGCCTTTACCTCCAAACCAATGCGCTGATGCTTGCCGGACCATACAGTTTCAGCATTAATGGGGGGTTGGGATCCTATTTGATGGAATCGGTGAATTTCCGCTATGTCTACGTTCTCGATCCCTCGGCGGTACTTTCGATGAACGGCAACATGACGGCGGCCTTGCAGCCGGTCATTAAGACGGGGGCCGGCTTTCTGGAATTGAACGGCACCACCAGTCAGCTCGTTTTCAATGCCGGGCTGAACATCTTCCCGATCTGCGTCTCGCAGGGAGTGCTTCGCGGGACTCCCACTACGCTGGGCGGCGGGACATCTTCCAGTGGAATCCGATCGACTTATTTACTGGTGGGGGGCGTTCTGGAAATCAGTGGCGGCGGCACCTTCTCCCGGGCCGTCGGCGTGGACGGCACTGTTCTGGGAGGCGGCTTGCGCTTCGATAATGGCTCGACGATTCGGGGGGATGGGGGCTTCTCGGCGTACAACGGCAATGCCACAGTGACACTTGTGACGGCCATCGGCGGCACTACACCGGCGAATCTGGTCTGGAACGACGGTAAATTCCTGGCGGACGGTTACGCCTTTTTGCTCGGCTCGATCAAGGCCGATAGCCGTCTTGATTTCACAAACTCTATCGGTCTCGACAACGGCGCCTCCACCAATCCCTATAGCGTGCGCGAAATTCGGGTCGCCGATAATCCGAATTCTACCACCGATATCATGCGACTCTCGGGCGTTATCTCCGGTTCCAAAAATTCCGATCTGCTGAAAACCGATGCCGGGACCCTCGAATTGACCGGGGCCAATACCTATGCGGGCAACACGATTGTCAAGGGCGGCACGCTCGTACTCAGCGGCAGCTACACCGGCGGCGGCAATTTCACGGTCAACGCCGGCGCCACGCTGCAGATCAATTCCAATTTCACCCTGAATAGTTCGATATCGGGCTCGGGCAACGTCGTGCTTTCCGGAAACAGCACGCTAACCGGAACAGGAGTGATCACCGGCCGCTTCACTTTACAGCCCGGTTCGACTCTCGCACCCACTGGCTTCGGTTCCCTGACGATGGGGAATGCTACCTGGATGGGCGGCAGTACATTCGTGCTGAACTACAACACGGCGGTCACCAGTCCGATTCCGAGCGTCGATAACTCCGTCGTCAAAGCGGTTAACGGCGCGATTCTCGATCTCAGCAATCTCAGTTCCAGCAACCGGATGAACCTGCAATTGAACGCGATTCCCGGCGGCAGCGGTTCCGATTCCTCGGTCGTTTACACCTTCGCACAATACCCGCAGATCCTCGGCTTAACGCCGGGGAATGTTTCGCAACTCTTCAACATCACGGGCAATTATTCCGGCACACCGCTGGTGTCCTACATCCATGCCAGTTCGGATATTCTCCAGGTTAGCTTCACCCCGGCGCCTGAACCGACCTCCCTTCTGCTAGGCGCCGCATTGGGTCTTGGACTCTGGCGATTTCGACGCAAGAAGGGGATCAAACTGAACTAA
- a CDS encoding WD40 repeat domain-containing protein, which translates to MIAYECGQGPVRALAFSPDGKLLASSAGDGALQIWEGGGLKWEQMLSQRCHALGFNAAGTILALGCEDGITRFWDAETGKLLETYKSLQYPVTGLAFVDSDKKILLTAGDPERLYEESKGVTLWNYPSREGKAIVTYSLEVARTFSASPNGQRFAWTTRHNKLITARLSKQDQFHFSLKDPARCLRITNQGTLAAGCSWKISIYSCEEHRFKFSLEGHKGLVSDISFSPDEQFLLSGSWDQTAKLWDLSSGKEVNNFQWKQGQISRVAIAPDGMRYVCGFATGTVLIWDAE; encoded by the coding sequence ATGATCGCGTATGAATGCGGACAGGGACCGGTTCGCGCACTGGCCTTCAGCCCGGACGGCAAGCTGCTGGCCAGCTCGGCCGGGGACGGAGCCCTGCAAATCTGGGAAGGCGGCGGCCTGAAATGGGAGCAAATGCTCTCTCAGCGCTGCCACGCCCTCGGCTTCAATGCGGCCGGGACAATTCTGGCACTGGGATGTGAAGACGGCATAACTCGCTTCTGGGATGCCGAAACGGGTAAACTTCTGGAGACCTACAAGTCTCTGCAATACCCTGTCACCGGACTAGCCTTCGTCGATAGCGACAAAAAAATTCTGCTGACCGCCGGCGACCCCGAACGACTCTATGAGGAATCGAAAGGGGTAACGCTTTGGAATTACCCCAGCCGGGAAGGCAAGGCGATCGTCACCTATTCCCTGGAAGTGGCCCGAACTTTTTCGGCATCGCCCAACGGTCAGCGTTTCGCCTGGACGACCCGACACAACAAATTGATCACCGCTCGCCTGAGCAAGCAGGATCAATTTCATTTCTCCCTGAAGGACCCTGCCCGCTGTCTCCGCATCACCAACCAGGGGACGCTGGCGGCGGGCTGTAGCTGGAAAATTTCGATCTATTCCTGCGAAGAGCATCGCTTCAAATTCAGTCTCGAAGGCCATAAGGGCTTAGTGAGCGACATCTCGTTCAGTCCGGACGAACAATTTTTGCTCTCCGGCAGTTGGGACCAGACCGCCAAACTGTGGGATCTGTCCAGCGGCAAGGAAGTGAACAATTTCCAGTGGAAGCAGGGGCAGATTTCGCGCGTGGCCATCGCCCCCGATGGTATGCGTTACGTCTGCGGCTTCGCCACGGGAACCGTCCTGATCTGGGATGCCGAATAA
- a CDS encoding sulfotransferase family protein: MLQIVKHLLDRRNSRSQANDELRLAVVGTPRSGNTWFRHVLAAAYGLNENGQAIAVHNPLDANWEGHRYIVQVHIPCEPKWIEHFEKHRVKILVPIRHPFDVLISILHYVSQGNETHRWLDTYGGDEGTILGLHPGHPQFLNYVRSLRAKALLDVSSNWSQVPGAIPFHYEDLVAQPVKTLKRVAKVLAVSPKIPWKEALSANTIERLRVKDGATHHWQGKPGLWKILLTQKIAEAFAETHRSLLEKQNYEGGESASSLLTEEEAYKNYQSLG, from the coding sequence ATGCTTCAAATTGTAAAACATCTTTTGGATCGGCGGAATTCTCGGAGCCAGGCGAACGATGAACTGCGTCTGGCGGTGGTCGGCACACCGAGATCGGGAAATACCTGGTTTCGACACGTCCTGGCTGCGGCTTATGGGTTGAACGAGAATGGCCAGGCGATAGCAGTGCACAATCCGCTCGATGCGAATTGGGAAGGGCACCGGTATATAGTTCAGGTGCACATTCCCTGCGAACCCAAGTGGATCGAACACTTCGAAAAACACCGCGTAAAAATTCTGGTTCCCATTAGACATCCTTTCGACGTACTCATTTCGATTTTGCACTACGTTTCCCAGGGCAACGAAACCCATCGCTGGTTAGACACTTACGGTGGCGATGAAGGCACCATTCTCGGGTTGCATCCCGGCCACCCGCAATTCCTCAATTACGTTCGGAGCCTACGGGCCAAAGCCCTCTTGGACGTCAGTTCAAATTGGAGCCAAGTACCTGGTGCGATCCCATTCCATTACGAAGATTTAGTCGCTCAGCCGGTTAAAACTTTGAAGCGCGTGGCCAAAGTGCTCGCGGTTTCTCCGAAAATTCCCTGGAAGGAAGCGCTCTCGGCCAACACGATCGAGCGGCTGCGCGTCAAAGATGGGGCGACGCATCACTGGCAGGGAAAACCGGGATTATGGAAAATCCTGCTGACCCAGAAGATTGCCGAGGCGTTCGCGGAGACTCACCGGAGTCTTCTGGAAAAGCAGAACTATGAAGGGGGCGAGTCGGCATCCTCGCTATTGACCGAGGAAGAGGCGTACAAGAATTATCAGTCACTCGGGTGA
- a CDS encoding prephenate dehydrogenase, with translation MRFGTLTIVGVGLIGGSIGRAARNCALAKKVIGVGRNVESLKKAAELGIIDHYETSIPAGVQSADLVVFAAPVDLIASQVIEAAAHCPPGCLLTDAGSTKQKIIHDIDQAKFPEAGVQFIGSHPIAGAAQRGPESAREDLFVNKTVIVTPSRHSSEAGVIEIEAFWRALGAKPVRLSALEHDRLLAWSSHLPHITAAILSGILPPEARPFTGTGFKDTTRIAAGDPEVWLPIIKHNREALLDGLSNLESAIGTFRQLLRDSDWEPIRQFLEKGKRGRDALGS, from the coding sequence ATGCGGTTTGGAACTTTGACAATCGTCGGCGTCGGGCTTATCGGTGGTTCCATCGGTCGAGCGGCCAGGAACTGCGCGCTGGCGAAAAAAGTGATCGGGGTCGGCCGTAATGTCGAATCGCTGAAAAAAGCGGCTGAACTGGGAATTATCGATCATTACGAAACCAGCATTCCCGCCGGTGTGCAATCGGCCGATCTGGTCGTCTTCGCCGCACCGGTGGATCTCATCGCTTCCCAGGTCATTGAAGCCGCGGCCCATTGTCCCCCCGGTTGTCTGCTGACGGATGCGGGCAGCACCAAACAAAAAATCATTCACGATATCGATCAGGCGAAATTTCCCGAAGCGGGCGTTCAATTCATTGGCAGCCATCCGATTGCCGGAGCGGCCCAGCGCGGCCCGGAATCGGCTCGAGAAGATCTCTTCGTCAACAAAACGGTGATCGTTACGCCCTCCCGGCACTCGAGCGAAGCGGGCGTCATTGAAATCGAAGCCTTCTGGCGAGCCCTCGGGGCCAAGCCCGTACGCCTCTCGGCCCTGGAACATGACCGGCTGTTAGCATGGTCGAGCCATTTGCCACATATCACGGCGGCGATCCTATCGGGTATCCTGCCCCCCGAAGCCCGGCCCTTTACGGGTACGGGATTCAAAGACACGACTCGAATTGCCGCCGGCGATCCCGAGGTTTGGCTGCCGATCATCAAACACAACCGGGAAGCCCTGCTGGATGGCCTATCCAATCTGGAATCGGCCATAGGCACGTTCCGTCAGTTGCTCCGCGATTCGGACTGGGAACCGATTCGCCAATTCCTCGAGAAAGGTAAACGAGGTCGCGATGCTTTGGGAAGTTGA
- the purL gene encoding phosphoribosylformylglycinamidine synthase subunit PurL encodes MLWEVEIAPIGRDGDCERVQEEFNLLTHSQRGKELVVAATRGFLLEGEIGEIDARRLVEELLVDPLLETSQLTSLQTALPKPAVTVLLKPGVMDPSAQSVLDAARDFQIRLTAVRTFRRYYGPTDISATDREVLFRKVLANDAIEQIVPGRPQADHLSLGKSYSFKLIEVPIRNLDDAGLVKLSKEGMLALNLEEMKTIQAHFRELGRDATDIELEMIAQTWSEHCSHKTLKGPIDLVEHTPQGPKIRHIKNLLRETVFGATQEIRKKLGAEDWCVSVFADNAGVVTFDENYHACIKVETHNHPSAIEPYGGANTGLGGVIRDPLGTGLGAKPVCNTDVFCFASPDFDPAQLPAGVLHPRRVMKGVVAGVRDYGNRMGIPTVNGAVIFDERYLANPLVFCGTIGLIPVNRVHKEPKPGDYIVAVGGRTGRDGIHGATFSSLELTDASEVESGGAVQIGNAIAEKKVMDVILQARDLGLYTAITDCGAGGFSSAVGEMGAELGAAVELEKCPLKYEGLSYTEIWISESQERMVLAVPPKNWRELQQLCASEGVEAAIIGHFESTGKLKLRYQGHSVGELEMHFLHDGRPDVVRPAEVPPPAANLPPLKFHDKPQETLAKILACYSVCSKEWIIRQYDHEVQGGSVIKPLVGVVNDGPSDAAVVMPVLGSQKGLAIGCGINPRYADFDSYAAAACAIDEALRNVVAVGANPSKTAILDNFCWGNCNDPLILGSLVRAADACKDVALAFGTPFVSGKDSLNNEYRSADRRISIPGTLLITAMGQVSDVTRCVTMDFKQPGNAIYVVGTTRNEMGGSHYALVTGQTGGEVPRVDLSAAPKLFATLHTAISKGLVRSCHDCSEGGLAVALAEMAFAGGIGADVVHLSGVAPSLPDTVKLFSESPSRFVLEVEPGHEKELAELFAGQALMKLGSTVKEDRLRIAGENGEWLIWAKLRELKDAWQKPLKW; translated from the coding sequence ATGCTTTGGGAAGTTGAAATTGCTCCGATAGGTCGCGACGGCGACTGCGAACGAGTTCAGGAAGAATTCAATCTGCTCACCCACTCGCAGCGGGGGAAAGAACTGGTTGTGGCTGCCACCCGCGGCTTTCTCCTCGAAGGAGAAATCGGCGAGATCGATGCCCGGCGGCTCGTCGAAGAATTGCTGGTCGATCCCCTGCTGGAAACTTCGCAACTCACTTCCCTGCAAACAGCATTGCCTAAACCGGCGGTGACCGTGCTCTTGAAGCCGGGGGTGATGGATCCCTCGGCGCAAAGCGTTCTCGATGCCGCTCGCGATTTTCAAATCCGGCTGACTGCCGTGCGAACCTTCCGCCGCTATTACGGCCCCACCGATATTTCCGCGACCGATCGCGAAGTCTTGTTCCGTAAAGTCCTGGCGAACGATGCCATCGAACAGATCGTGCCGGGCCGTCCCCAGGCCGATCATCTCAGCCTGGGCAAATCCTACTCGTTCAAACTCATTGAAGTGCCGATTCGCAATCTCGATGATGCGGGTCTCGTGAAACTATCCAAAGAAGGTATGCTTGCGCTGAACCTGGAGGAGATGAAAACCATTCAGGCTCACTTCCGGGAGCTGGGCCGCGACGCCACCGATATCGAACTGGAAATGATTGCCCAAACCTGGTCGGAACACTGCTCTCACAAGACTTTAAAAGGGCCCATCGATCTGGTGGAGCATACGCCACAAGGGCCCAAGATCCGCCACATTAAGAACCTGTTGCGAGAGACCGTCTTTGGCGCCACTCAGGAGATTCGCAAGAAGCTCGGCGCGGAAGACTGGTGCGTCAGCGTCTTTGCAGACAATGCCGGCGTAGTGACCTTCGACGAAAATTATCACGCCTGCATCAAGGTGGAAACGCACAATCACCCTTCCGCCATCGAACCCTACGGCGGCGCCAACACTGGCCTGGGCGGTGTGATTCGCGATCCCCTCGGTACCGGCCTGGGAGCCAAGCCAGTCTGCAATACCGATGTCTTCTGTTTTGCTTCCCCCGATTTCGACCCGGCCCAACTGCCCGCCGGTGTGCTGCATCCGCGCCGGGTGATGAAAGGGGTCGTGGCCGGGGTGCGCGACTACGGCAACCGCATGGGCATTCCCACCGTGAACGGCGCGGTGATCTTCGACGAACGCTATCTGGCCAATCCACTGGTCTTCTGCGGCACCATCGGTTTGATACCGGTGAATCGCGTTCACAAAGAACCCAAACCGGGCGATTACATCGTCGCGGTCGGTGGCCGGACGGGGCGCGACGGCATCCACGGGGCGACCTTTTCTTCGCTGGAATTGACCGACGCTTCGGAAGTGGAGAGTGGCGGCGCCGTGCAGATCGGCAACGCCATCGCCGAGAAAAAAGTGATGGATGTCATTCTGCAGGCGCGCGATCTCGGACTCTACACGGCCATCACCGACTGCGGGGCTGGCGGCTTCTCCTCGGCGGTGGGGGAAATGGGCGCGGAACTCGGCGCGGCCGTCGAACTGGAGAAATGCCCGCTGAAATACGAGGGCTTGAGTTATACTGAAATCTGGATCTCCGAATCGCAGGAACGCATGGTGCTGGCCGTGCCGCCCAAAAACTGGCGGGAGCTGCAGCAACTGTGCGCTTCCGAAGGGGTGGAAGCGGCCATCATCGGTCACTTCGAAAGTACTGGTAAATTGAAGCTCCGCTATCAGGGGCATTCTGTCGGCGAACTCGAAATGCACTTCCTGCACGACGGCCGGCCCGACGTGGTTCGCCCAGCCGAGGTGCCGCCTCCAGCTGCCAATTTGCCTCCGTTAAAATTCCACGATAAACCGCAGGAAACTCTCGCGAAGATTCTGGCCTGTTATTCGGTCTGTTCGAAAGAATGGATCATCCGGCAGTACGATCACGAAGTGCAGGGGGGCAGTGTGATCAAACCGCTGGTCGGCGTGGTCAACGATGGCCCCTCCGATGCGGCCGTGGTCATGCCGGTACTCGGTTCGCAGAAGGGGCTCGCCATTGGTTGCGGTATCAATCCCCGCTATGCCGATTTCGATTCCTACGCGGCGGCCGCATGTGCCATTGATGAGGCGTTGCGAAATGTCGTGGCGGTGGGGGCCAACCCGAGCAAAACCGCGATTCTCGATAACTTCTGCTGGGGCAACTGCAACGATCCCTTAATTCTCGGTTCGCTGGTGCGGGCGGCCGATGCCTGCAAGGATGTGGCGCTGGCCTTTGGCACGCCGTTCGTTTCGGGCAAGGATTCGCTGAATAACGAATACCGCTCGGCCGATCGCCGGATTTCGATACCGGGTACTTTGTTGATTACCGCCATGGGGCAGGTGAGCGATGTCACCCGTTGCGTGACCATGGATTTCAAGCAGCCGGGCAATGCCATCTACGTTGTGGGCACGACCCGCAATGAAATGGGCGGCTCGCATTATGCTCTGGTGACCGGCCAGACCGGTGGCGAAGTGCCGCGTGTCGATTTGAGTGCCGCACCTAAGCTCTTTGCCACTTTGCACACGGCTATTTCGAAGGGGCTGGTGCGCAGTTGCCACGATTGCAGTGAAGGGGGCTTGGCGGTCGCCCTGGCGGAGATGGCTTTCGCGGGTGGCATCGGGGCCGATGTTGTGCATCTGAGTGGGGTGGCTCCTTCCTTGCCGGATACCGTCAAATTGTTCAGCGAATCGCCGAGCCGATTCGTGCTGGAAGTGGAGCCGGGCCACGAGAAGGAACTGGCGGAGTTGTTCGCGGGACAGGCTCTCATGAAGCTCGGCTCGACGGTGAAGGAAGACCGCTTGCGAATTGCGGGCGAGAATGGCGAATGGCTGATCTGGGCCAAGCTGCGCGAGTTGAAGGACGCCTGGCAGAAACCGCTGAAATGGTAG
- a CDS encoding YciI family protein, whose protein sequence is MPQFLVAIHHPDGYEPSAEDEAMHRDIDVLNEAMIAAGIRVFVGGLRPAPEARSLRAQTGGKVLVTDGPYLETKEHIGGFWVLELPNMKEALEWGKKAVLACRAQVEVREFYSM, encoded by the coding sequence ATGCCGCAGTTTCTGGTTGCAATTCACCATCCCGATGGCTACGAACCCTCCGCGGAGGATGAAGCGATGCATCGCGATATCGACGTGCTGAACGAGGCGATGATTGCCGCGGGTATCCGCGTTTTCGTCGGCGGCCTGCGCCCAGCTCCGGAGGCAAGGTCGCTCCGGGCTCAAACCGGCGGTAAAGTCCTCGTCACCGATGGGCCTTACCTGGAAACCAAAGAGCACATCGGCGGCTTCTGGGTGCTGGAACTCCCCAATATGAAAGAAGCCCTGGAGTGGGGCAAGAAGGCCGTGCTCGCCTGTCGAGCACAGGTCGAGGTGCGGGAATTTTACTCGATGTAA
- a CDS encoding YciI family protein: protein MRFISVMTGNAANRLPNQIEMSSMHKLIVAGMTAGWLIECEGVTFGTQGVRVHKDPAGKITVTDGPFAETKEVLGGYALLKADSMEEAVGYTRQFLEHVGQGTGEGFWEGTWETYQLFEMPVEEVK, encoded by the coding sequence ATGAGATTTATTAGCGTTATGACAGGCAATGCAGCGAATCGTCTGCCGAACCAGATCGAGATGTCCTCCATGCACAAACTCATTGTGGCAGGTATGACGGCGGGTTGGCTGATCGAGTGCGAAGGGGTGACGTTTGGCACCCAAGGTGTCCGCGTTCATAAAGATCCCGCCGGCAAAATCACAGTCACCGATGGCCCTTTCGCGGAAACGAAAGAAGTGCTCGGCGGCTACGCACTACTGAAAGCCGATAGTATGGAGGAAGCCGTTGGCTATACTCGGCAATTTCTCGAACATGTCGGCCAGGGAACCGGCGAGGGATTTTGGGAGGGCACTTGGGAGACTTATCAACTGTTTGAAATGCCGGTGGAAGAAGTTAAGTAG
- a CDS encoding DUF5655 domain-containing protein: MAKSPAEMKAAMIAGLQEKTGRSLEEWLPILRASGLTKHKELVTLLKTEYELTHGFANMIALQTLGSDSHTSEDTDALVDAQYAGKKAGLRPIYDALIAAVKKFGKVEVSPKKAYVSLRRNTQFAILQPSTATRLDVGLVLPDVDSTDRLEVAGSFNAMVTHRVRLENLSEINKELLGWLKQAYEKG; this comes from the coding sequence ATGGCGAAGTCTCCGGCGGAAATGAAAGCGGCGATGATCGCGGGCCTGCAGGAGAAAACGGGCAGGTCGCTCGAAGAGTGGTTGCCGATTTTGCGAGCCAGTGGACTGACCAAGCACAAAGAACTCGTCACGCTGCTCAAGACCGAATACGAACTGACACATGGCTTCGCCAACATGATCGCCTTGCAAACTCTGGGTTCGGATAGCCACACCTCCGAGGACACCGATGCGCTGGTCGATGCCCAGTACGCCGGTAAGAAGGCGGGACTGCGGCCAATCTACGACGCTCTGATCGCCGCCGTGAAGAAGTTCGGAAAGGTCGAGGTTTCGCCGAAGAAAGCGTACGTCAGCCTCCGGCGGAATACGCAATTTGCCATCCTACAACCCTCGACGGCCACCCGGCTCGACGTGGGTCTGGTCTTGCCCGATGTCGATTCAACCGACCGGCTCGAAGTGGCCGGGAGTTTCAATGCGATGGTCACTCACCGGGTACGTCTCGAGAATCTTTCGGAGATCAATAAGGAGTTGCTTGGCTGGCTGAAGCAGGCGTACGAGAAGGGGTAG
- a CDS encoding AraC family transcriptional regulator: MAKRDLNSGLYDPRMGDQAIRSLSLSLDPKSIEPARTNYFSIYYIENGSGKFWADAACHEFDRGSLLFFVPYQSIRFVPDTPVRAEAIQFHANFLCVETFHAEVGCSGILFNDPYGIPVVSLDKSAQREVSRLIERVRKEQSQSALAFGEVMLAYLKVLLILAARIKSPQPGLCVPGANDFRHPVLAQLRDLIEENYQTMHSPADYAKRLHLTAKTLGRIVREHLGTTPTDLIRNRILIHAKWQLLHTLKPIKEISRELGFRDELYFSRFFKKFTGYSPTFFREFETEIRNGSNLSMFSAQAPIL, from the coding sequence ATGGCCAAGCGAGACCTGAACAGCGGACTGTATGATCCCCGAATGGGCGATCAGGCCATTCGCTCGCTGAGCCTGAGTCTCGATCCCAAATCCATCGAACCGGCCCGCACCAATTACTTTTCGATCTACTACATCGAAAACGGCTCCGGCAAGTTTTGGGCCGATGCCGCCTGTCATGAATTCGACAGGGGTTCGCTGTTGTTCTTCGTACCGTATCAAAGCATCCGATTTGTTCCCGATACGCCTGTTCGCGCGGAGGCCATTCAATTCCACGCTAACTTTCTTTGCGTCGAGACGTTCCACGCCGAGGTCGGTTGCAGCGGAATTCTATTCAACGATCCCTACGGCATCCCAGTCGTCTCGCTGGACAAATCGGCCCAGCGGGAAGTATCCCGTCTGATCGAACGCGTTCGGAAGGAGCAAAGTCAAAGCGCCTTGGCGTTTGGCGAAGTTATGCTCGCTTATCTGAAAGTTTTGCTGATTCTGGCCGCGCGTATCAAGTCCCCCCAACCGGGCCTCTGCGTACCGGGCGCCAATGATTTTCGACATCCGGTTCTCGCCCAACTCCGCGATCTGATCGAGGAAAACTACCAGACTATGCATTCCCCGGCCGACTATGCCAAGCGGTTGCATCTGACGGCCAAGACCCTGGGAAGAATCGTTCGGGAACACCTGGGGACCACGCCGACCGATCTCATTCGGAATCGAATTCTTATCCATGCCAAATGGCAACTTCTTCACACACTGAAGCCGATTAAAGAGATTTCGCGCGAGCTGGGTTTTCGCGATGAACTCTATTTCAGCCGATTTTTCAAAAAATTTACCGGCTATTCGCCCACCTTCTTCCGCGAGTTCGAAACGGAAATTCGCAACGGGAGCAATCTGTCCATGTTTTCGGCCCAAGCGCCCATTCTGTAG